A single genomic interval of Caldisericia bacterium harbors:
- the secA gene encoding preprotein translocase subunit SecA, with protein sequence MKLFKNIFNSEKKELNRLRSIVEKVNSLEESVRDLSNEELARKTTEFKNRLKNGETLDDILVEAFAVVREVARRTVGMRHFDVQIMGGVVLHEGKIAEMKTGEGKTLVATLPIYLNGLTGKGVHLVTVNDYLAKRDALWMGPIYRFLGLTVGVIQHESSFLVDWDDKEKFSVKLVPCERKEAYLADVTYGTNNEFGFDYLRDNMAVSLEQIVQRELNYAIVDEVDSILIDEARTPLIISGPSEKSTSIYYKCARIAKQLKRDVDFTADDKEKTVALTEEGVKKVEKLLGVKNLYASENVELVSHIIQAIRALVHFKNEVDYIVKDGEVIIVDEFTGRLMYGRRYSDGLHQAIEAKENLKVRAESQTLATITFQNYFKMYKKLAGMTGTAKTEEQEFIEIYNLPVVVIPTNKPVIRKDYPDVIYATEKVKFKKIVEEIKDCYKRGQPVLVGTRSIEKSERLSKMLKREGIPHQVLNAKYHEKEAEIIKKAGQKGMVTIATNMAGRGVDIVLGEGVKELGGLHIIGTERHESRRIDNQLRGRAGRQGDPGSSRFYLSLEDEILRLFGGNSIKRIMSMLKMDEDTPLEHPMLTKAIENAQKKVEAYHFEIRKNLLEYDNVLNKHREVIYKERRKILEKANLRDEFLEFLEKMVTDIVEVHLSKSLEELDYEGLSKSFAELTGILIKPDDLKKISRDDVLNVLLDIAKKRYEQKEEELRRLSKENESIRKQFGEDPMREIERYLLLRIIDSKWKDHLYAMDHLKEGIGLRAYGQQDPLIAYQIEGFELFQSMLNSIREDWIRFIFRVELRSEPKENRAQRRARKRKKSKRRV encoded by the coding sequence ATGAAGCTTTTTAAAAATATATTCAATTCAGAAAAAAAAGAACTTAACAGATTAAGAAGTATAGTTGAGAAGGTTAACTCTCTTGAAGAGAGTGTAAGGGATCTTTCAAATGAGGAGCTTGCAAGGAAAACAACTGAATTTAAAAATAGACTTAAAAATGGTGAAACCTTAGATGATATTCTTGTGGAAGCCTTTGCAGTTGTAAGAGAGGTTGCAAGAAGAACCGTTGGCATGAGACACTTTGATGTTCAGATAATGGGTGGAGTGGTTCTACATGAGGGAAAGATTGCAGAGATGAAGACTGGTGAAGGAAAAACCCTTGTAGCAACACTCCCAATTTATCTTAATGGGTTAACTGGTAAGGGAGTTCACCTTGTAACTGTTAATGACTATCTGGCAAAGAGAGACGCATTATGGATGGGACCAATATATAGATTCCTCGGTCTTACAGTTGGTGTGATTCAACACGAATCCTCTTTCCTTGTTGATTGGGATGATAAGGAGAAATTCAGCGTAAAGCTTGTTCCATGCGAAAGAAAAGAAGCATATCTTGCAGATGTCACATATGGAACAAACAATGAGTTTGGTTTTGATTATTTAAGAGACAACATGGCTGTTTCTCTCGAGCAGATTGTTCAGAGGGAACTTAACTATGCCATCGTTGATGAGGTTGATTCTATCCTTATTGATGAGGCAAGGACTCCTTTAATCATCTCTGGTCCCAGTGAAAAATCCACCTCTATCTACTATAAATGCGCAAGGATTGCAAAACAATTAAAAAGGGATGTGGACTTCACTGCTGACGATAAAGAAAAAACCGTGGCTTTAACAGAGGAGGGTGTTAAAAAAGTTGAAAAACTTCTCGGAGTTAAGAATCTTTATGCAAGTGAGAATGTTGAACTTGTAAGTCACATAATACAGGCTATAAGAGCTTTGGTCCACTTTAAAAATGAAGTTGATTACATAGTTAAAGATGGTGAGGTAATAATTGTTGATGAATTTACTGGAAGACTCATGTATGGAAGAAGATATTCAGATGGTCTCCATCAAGCCATTGAGGCAAAGGAAAATCTTAAAGTAAGGGCAGAAAGTCAGACACTTGCAACTATAACCTTTCAGAACTATTTTAAGATGTATAAGAAGTTAGCTGGTATGACAGGTACCGCAAAGACAGAGGAACAGGAGTTTATTGAGATATACAATCTTCCCGTTGTGGTTATCCCTACCAATAAACCTGTCATAAGAAAGGATTACCCTGATGTGATATATGCCACAGAAAAGGTAAAATTCAAAAAAATTGTTGAGGAGATAAAAGATTGTTATAAGAGGGGACAGCCAGTTCTTGTTGGGACACGATCCATTGAGAAATCAGAAAGATTATCAAAAATGTTAAAAAGGGAAGGTATTCCTCATCAAGTTCTCAATGCCAAGTATCATGAAAAAGAGGCTGAGATAATCAAGAAAGCAGGTCAGAAAGGAATGGTTACCATAGCCACAAACATGGCTGGAAGAGGAGTTGATATTGTTCTTGGAGAGGGTGTGAAGGAGTTGGGTGGACTTCATATTATTGGAACAGAGCGACACGAATCAAGAAGAATAGATAACCAGTTGAGAGGAAGAGCTGGAAGACAGGGAGATCCAGGTAGTTCAAGATTCTATCTTTCCTTAGAGGATGAGATATTGAGACTCTTTGGAGGAAACTCAATCAAGAGAATAATGAGCATGCTTAAAATGGATGAGGATACACCACTTGAGCACCCAATGCTGACAAAAGCTATAGAGAATGCGCAGAAAAAGGTTGAGGCATATCACTTTGAGATAAGGAAGAATCTCCTTGAATATGATAATGTATTGAATAAACACAGAGAGGTTATATACAAAGAGAGAAGAAAGATTCTTGAGAAGGCAAATTTAAGAGATGAATTTCTTGAATTTTTAGAGAAGATGGTAACAGATATTGTTGAGGTTCACCTTTCTAAATCTCTGGAGGAGCTTGACTATGAAGGACTTTCAAAGTCCTTTGCAGAGCTTACAGGAATACTTATAAAACCTGATGACTTAAAGAAGATAAGTAGAGATGATGTTTTAAATGTACTTCTGGACATTGCCAAAAAGAGATACGAGCAGAAGGAAGAGGAGTTAAGAAGACTCTCTAAGGAAAATGAAAGTATTAGAAAACAGTTTGGTGAGGATCCCATGAGAGAGATAGAGAGGTATCTTCTTTTGAGGATAATTGATTCCAAATGGAAAGACCATCTTTACGCAATGGATCATCTTAAAGAAGGTATAGGACTTCGTGCGTATGGTCAACAGGATCCATTGATTGCATACCAAATTGAGGGTTTTGAGTTATTCCAGTCCATGCTTAATTCCATAAGGGAGGATTGGATAAGGTTTATTTTCAGAGTGGAGTTAAGAAGTGAGCCAAAAGAGAACAGAGCTCA
- a CDS encoding DUF4330 domain-containing protein — translation MNKISKFVFFTLIFLIILTLSYAVSKHFIAGKERYSYVKLKIAIPNIYPEVAESIKEGDYIIDSQGNRIFKIESVFIKPAEHPVETCDGRIVKAEHPIYKSAIITVKTVKPTKSLIVGYNRRTARIGAKLVIETPKVRFVGVVLSVERED, via the coding sequence ATGAATAAAATAAGTAAATTTGTATTCTTCACCCTTATATTTCTTATAATTCTTACACTCTCCTATGCTGTAAGTAAGCATTTTATTGCTGGAAAAGAGAGATATTCTTATGTAAAACTTAAAATTGCCATACCCAACATTTATCCTGAAGTGGCAGAGAGTATAAAGGAGGGTGATTACATAATAGATTCGCAAGGAAACAGAATCTTTAAAATAGAATCTGTTTTTATAAAACCTGCAGAGCATCCAGTTGAGACATGTGATGGTCGTATTGTTAAAGCGGAGCATCCTATATATAAGAGTGCAATAATTACAGTTAAGACCGTTAAACCAACTAAATCGTTGATTGTTGGTTACAATAGAAGAACTGCAAGGATAGGTGCAAAACTTGTAATTGAAACGCCAAAGGTAAGATTTGTTGGTGTGGTGCTTAGTGTAGAAAGAGAGGATTAA